One window of Chamaesiphon minutus PCC 6605 genomic DNA carries:
- a CDS encoding S9 family peptidase gives MQPPHAAKLAHQIEIHGDTIVDDYFWLRDRDNPQTMEYLKAENEYTEKVLEPHAELRESLFQELKARVKEDDNSVPVKKGDYYYYSRVAAGKQYSIHCRKKGDLNSSEEIILDENQLAEGKPYFQLGTFGVSPNHQLLAYSEDIDGSETYTLRIKNLNTGELLPETIANTYYSLEWVKDNQTFYYTVLDENLRPYRLYRHTLEQPSERDELIYEEKDSQFFVGCGKSRDDRYIFLTTDGKITSEQYFVSADDPHGSFSIVTPRQKGHEYSISHHQGYFYILTNDNAQNFRIMRTLVEQPQQQYWEEYIAHDPDRLIEGFDEFKDYFIISERYQGLGQLRAIEIQSQTSHYLEFNDPTYLVFGAANPEYDTQTFRFGYTSLVSPMTVFEYDLQSRSKTILKQNEIPGGYDPSQYQSERIFARSHDSVEVPISIVYRKDFKRDGTQPLYLYGYGSYGMSLDPGFSTNRLSLLDRGFVYAIAHIRGGSELGRHWYESGKFLQKKNTFLDFVACAEHLIAENYTSAGNIAIAGGSAGGLLVGATINLKPELFKAAIAQVPFVDVLNTMLDADLPLTQLEYDEWGNPADEEFYRYIRSYSPYDNVEAKAYPHLLITAGLNDPRVTYWEPAKWTAKLRSLKTDNNLLLLKTNLDSGHGGASGRYEYLKDIALEYTFLLTVFD, from the coding sequence ATGCAACCGCCACACGCAGCCAAGCTAGCTCACCAGATCGAGATTCATGGCGATACGATCGTCGATGATTATTTCTGGCTGCGCGATCGAGATAATCCGCAAACGATGGAGTATCTTAAAGCAGAGAACGAGTACACAGAGAAAGTCTTAGAGCCACACGCAGAACTCAGAGAGAGCTTGTTCCAAGAGCTAAAAGCGCGAGTCAAGGAAGACGATAACAGCGTACCCGTCAAAAAAGGTGATTATTACTATTACTCCAGAGTTGCTGCTGGTAAACAATACAGCATTCATTGCCGCAAAAAAGGCGATCTAAATAGTTCTGAAGAAATCATCTTAGATGAAAATCAGCTTGCTGAAGGTAAGCCTTATTTTCAGCTTGGCACATTTGGCGTCAGTCCCAACCATCAACTCCTAGCCTATTCCGAAGATATCGATGGCTCGGAGACATATACACTGCGGATTAAAAATCTTAACACGGGCGAGCTGTTGCCTGAAACGATCGCCAATACTTACTATTCGCTAGAGTGGGTAAAAGATAATCAGACTTTCTATTACACCGTTTTAGATGAAAACTTGCGCCCTTATCGGCTGTATCGACATACATTAGAACAGCCGAGCGAGCGAGATGAGTTAATCTACGAAGAAAAAGATTCGCAGTTTTTTGTCGGCTGTGGCAAATCCCGCGACGATCGCTATATCTTCCTCACCACTGATGGTAAAATCACCAGCGAGCAATATTTTGTTTCAGCCGACGATCCACACGGTAGTTTTTCGATCGTCACACCCCGCCAGAAAGGGCATGAATATAGCATCAGCCATCATCAGGGCTATTTTTATATTCTTACCAATGACAACGCCCAGAACTTCCGCATTATGCGGACGCTGGTAGAACAACCACAGCAGCAGTACTGGGAAGAATATATTGCCCACGATCCCGATCGATTAATTGAAGGATTCGACGAATTTAAAGATTACTTCATTATTAGCGAACGTTATCAAGGTTTGGGACAATTACGTGCGATCGAGATCCAGAGTCAAACATCGCATTATCTAGAATTCAACGATCCCACGTATCTAGTATTTGGTGCAGCTAATCCAGAATACGATACCCAGACATTCCGGTTTGGCTATACCTCGCTAGTCTCACCGATGACGGTATTTGAGTACGATCTGCAATCGCGATCTAAGACAATTCTCAAGCAAAATGAGATTCCAGGGGGTTACGATCCCAGCCAGTACCAGTCCGAGCGAATTTTTGCGCGTTCTCACGACAGTGTAGAAGTACCGATCTCGATCGTCTATCGTAAAGATTTTAAACGCGATGGTACGCAGCCGCTCTATCTCTATGGCTACGGCTCTTACGGGATGAGTCTAGATCCAGGATTTTCCACCAATCGACTCAGTTTGCTCGATCGCGGTTTTGTCTATGCGATCGCGCATATTCGCGGCGGTTCGGAGTTGGGGCGACATTGGTATGAGTCGGGTAAATTCTTGCAGAAAAAGAACACCTTTTTAGATTTTGTGGCTTGTGCCGAACACCTAATTGCCGAAAACTATACCAGCGCGGGTAATATTGCGATCGCGGGTGGTAGTGCGGGTGGGTTGCTAGTCGGCGCGACGATTAATCTCAAACCCGAACTATTTAAAGCCGCGATCGCTCAAGTACCATTTGTAGATGTGCTGAATACGATGCTGGATGCCGATTTGCCCCTGACGCAGTTGGAGTATGACGAGTGGGGGAATCCCGCCGATGAGGAGTTTTATCGCTATATCCGTTCCTATTCGCCTTACGATAATGTCGAAGCGAAAGCTTATCCACATCTATTAATTACGGCGGGATTAAACGATCCGCGTGTGACTTATTGGGAGCCTGCGAAGTGGACGGCAAAATTGCGATCGCTCAAAACCGACAATAATTTACTCTTGCTCAAAACCAATCTAGATTCTGGACATGGCGGCGCATCGGGACGCTATGAATATCTCAAAGATATCGCTTTGGAATATACTTTTCTGCTGACTGTTTTCGATTGA
- a CDS encoding endonuclease domain-containing protein, whose protein sequence is MKHIGQPKSAPNWYKDRGQSHIEAEFSRELGDLATLIENEQWFGDKEKHSRYRVDFILKDARLIIELDGHAYHSTREQLEKDAVRQRYLSRAGYVVLRFTGREINRNSAACVEEVRTIYQERMQREPAKYRVMYVDYPFICQENAKLLQFYKKLYPQKEFKIQSLEKIIFSSIEWLHEKSFITVFVFHDPEHGYEIEHLNGLVKEYDKGEIRINTISEELYSIELGKHIINYSHLFDEFLVVADDPVYVHPLLTALLSEMSKLRMREFEISYIGNGKLLRRGNHETSYVDTDLVKVRWQNIWYVLGSALGLSLDQM, encoded by the coding sequence ATGAAGCATATAGGACAACCGAAGAGTGCTCCGAACTGGTATAAAGATCGTGGACAATCACATATTGAAGCAGAATTTAGTAGAGAACTTGGCGATTTAGCCACCCTTATCGAAAATGAACAATGGTTTGGAGATAAAGAAAAACATAGCCGTTACAGGGTAGATTTTATACTCAAAGATGCTCGATTAATTATTGAATTAGATGGACATGCTTACCATTCAACTCGTGAGCAATTAGAAAAGGATGCAGTAAGACAGCGTTATCTTTCTCGTGCAGGGTATGTGGTGTTAAGGTTTACAGGCAGGGAGATAAATCGAAACTCAGCAGCATGTGTAGAGGAAGTTAGAACAATTTATCAGGAGCGGATGCAGAGAGAGCCTGCTAAATACCGAGTAATGTATGTTGACTATCCATTTATTTGTCAAGAAAATGCCAAGTTATTACAATTCTACAAGAAATTGTATCCTCAAAAAGAATTTAAAATCCAATCTTTGGAAAAAATTATATTTTCTTCCATTGAATGGTTACATGAAAAATCTTTTATCACTGTCTTTGTATTTCACGATCCCGAACATGGTTATGAGATAGAACATCTTAACGGTCTAGTCAAAGAATATGACAAGGGTGAAATTAGAATTAATACTATTTCTGAAGAGTTGTATAGCATTGAATTAGGTAAACACATTATTAATTATTCACATTTATTTGACGAATTTTTAGTAGTAGCTGACGATCCTGTATATGTTCATCCACTACTTACAGCGTTGCTAAGTGAGATGAGTAAACTTCGCATGAGAGAATTTGAAATAAGCTATATTGGCAATGGCAAGTTACTTCGTAGAGGAAATCATGAGACAAGCTATGTAGATACCGATCTTGTTAAAGTAAGATGGCAAAATATTTGGTATGTGCTAGGTAGTGCATTAGGTTTAAGTCTAGACCAAATGTAA